A genomic window from Streptomyces sp. 846.5 includes:
- a CDS encoding SigE family RNA polymerase sigma factor: MKQAQVDEYLEFATARSGHLYRTACLLAGGDSHLAEDLVQETLGRMFVHWRRVSGADNPAAYAHTVLVRAFLSHRRRRSSGERPTGYVPDEADGASAGVGQGDPALRITLLNALQQLSVRDRAVVVLRYWEDRSVEETATALRLNAGAVRTQSFRALKQLRQILGTSLGDLAHR, encoded by the coding sequence GTGAAACAGGCGCAGGTCGATGAGTACCTGGAGTTCGCTACCGCGCGTAGTGGGCACCTCTATCGGACGGCGTGCCTGCTGGCCGGCGGGGACAGTCATCTGGCCGAGGACCTGGTGCAGGAGACGTTGGGGCGGATGTTCGTGCACTGGCGGCGGGTCTCAGGTGCCGACAATCCGGCGGCGTACGCGCACACCGTGCTGGTGCGGGCGTTCCTCAGCCATCGGCGGCGCCGCAGCAGTGGTGAGCGTCCGACCGGGTACGTGCCGGACGAAGCTGACGGAGCGTCAGCAGGGGTGGGGCAGGGTGATCCCGCGCTCAGGATCACCCTGCTCAACGCCCTGCAGCAGTTGTCGGTCCGGGACCGCGCGGTCGTGGTGCTCCGGTACTGGGAGGACCGCAGTGTCGAGGAGACCGCGACCGCGCTGCGGCTCAACGCCGGTGCCGTCCGGACCCAGAGCTTCCGGGCGCTCAAGCAGCTCCGCCAGATCCTCGGCACCAGCCTCGGTGATCTCGCCCATCGCTAG
- a CDS encoding DinB family protein — protein MPVLVSAETDERAALLQFVEAQRGALRRAVGGLTEEQASSRPTVSELSVAGLLKHCAEMESNWVRVILAGRPSLRQRDESNWGDSFRLVDGETVADVLAFYEAVATETTEIITALPNLDVEVPLPKAPWFPEGSRRSARWILLHLVEEVARHAGHADILRESVDGATAFALLGW, from the coding sequence ATGCCTGTACTCGTATCCGCCGAGACCGACGAGCGTGCCGCGCTGCTCCAGTTCGTGGAGGCCCAGCGCGGTGCGCTCCGACGGGCCGTCGGCGGTCTGACGGAGGAGCAGGCCTCCTCTCGCCCCACGGTGAGCGAACTGTCGGTGGCGGGTCTGCTCAAGCACTGCGCCGAGATGGAGAGCAACTGGGTCCGGGTGATCCTCGCGGGTCGGCCGTCCCTGCGGCAGCGGGACGAGTCCAACTGGGGTGACAGCTTCCGGCTGGTCGACGGCGAGACCGTCGCCGACGTGCTGGCCTTCTACGAGGCCGTCGCGACGGAGACCACCGAGATCATCACCGCCCTGCCGAACCTGGACGTCGAGGTCCCGCTGCCGAAGGCCCCCTGGTTCCCCGAGGGGTCGCGGCGCTCGGCCCGCTGGATCCTGCTCCACCTGGTCGAGGAGGTCGCCCGCCACGCCGGCCACGCCGACATCCTCCGCGAGTCCGTCGACGGGGCAACGGCGTTCGCCCTGCTGGGCTGGTAG
- a CDS encoding DUF4239 domain-containing protein, whose amino-acid sequence MSWSDVAIFVGSLALAALLLWLLQRFVPHPRRESHNDVAGFIFAGIGVIYAVLLAFVVISVWTSVDAARQTTFKEANALAGVYWISRELPLPGGATIEHATLDYAHTVQDAEWPLMGSHRSSPQATQEVYAIRDAVNSFQPTTPQQQVLYEHAVTHVEDLATERRARLTEVEDSVPPILWGALILGAVVTIGFTYLFGLSNTLVHSLMVLSLTALVVGSLILVKEMNYPFLGVTKVEPTAFQVFLDRLPAPR is encoded by the coding sequence TTGAGCTGGTCAGACGTGGCGATCTTCGTCGGTTCGCTGGCGCTCGCCGCACTGCTGCTGTGGTTGCTGCAGCGCTTCGTCCCGCACCCGCGCCGGGAATCGCACAACGACGTCGCCGGCTTCATCTTCGCCGGCATCGGAGTGATCTACGCTGTGCTGCTGGCCTTCGTCGTCATCTCCGTCTGGACGAGCGTCGACGCGGCCCGGCAGACCACCTTCAAGGAGGCGAACGCGCTGGCGGGCGTCTACTGGATCTCCCGCGAGCTGCCGCTGCCGGGCGGCGCCACGATCGAGCACGCCACCCTTGACTACGCCCACACGGTCCAGGACGCCGAGTGGCCCCTGATGGGGTCGCACCGGAGCAGTCCCCAGGCCACCCAGGAGGTCTATGCCATCCGCGACGCGGTGAACTCCTTCCAGCCCACCACCCCGCAGCAGCAGGTCCTCTACGAACACGCGGTGACGCACGTCGAGGACCTGGCCACGGAGCGGAGGGCGAGGCTGACGGAAGTGGAGGACTCGGTCCCGCCCATCCTGTGGGGCGCGCTGATCCTGGGCGCGGTGGTGACCATCGGCTTCACCTACCTCTTCGGCCTGTCCAACACGCTGGTCCACTCGCTGATGGTGCTGTCGCTGACAGCGCTGGTGGTCGGATCGCTGATCCTGGTGAAGGAGATGAACTACCCCTTCCTCGGCGTCACCAAGGTCGAGCCGACGGCCTTCCAGGTCTTCCTGGACCGGCTGCCGGCGCCCCGATGA